From the Solanum pennellii chromosome 4, SPENNV200 genome, one window contains:
- the LOC107015982 gene encoding uncharacterized protein LOC107015982 → MTINRGGGAIECCMCGDYGLSSELFKCKICQFRSQHRYCSNLYPKAESYKICNWCLSPKDISGEKTQNSLNSSSSCKNTTSDHNIQDGPKLKKKLIIRNENNDIIGRTSSKGKIKGSNCNLKVQLINKNPIKLQKSPLLAARKRVIIDKVNIEEKIRRTKSEEMSNRGITRKVFKNRVRRYKLLDEVSS, encoded by the exons ATGACAATCAACAGAGGAGGAGGAGCCATTGAGTGTTGCATGTGTGGAGACTATGGTTTATCTTCTGAGCTTTTCAAATGCAAAATTTGTCAATTTAGATCTCAACACAG ATATTGTAGCAATTTGTATCCAAAAGCTGAGTCTTATAAAATTTGCAATTGGTGCTTGAGTCCAAAAGATATTTCTGgagaaaaaacacaaaattcattaaattcttCATCATCATGTAAAAATACCACAAGTGATCATAATATTCAAGATGGtccaaaattgaagaaaaaattgatcattagaaatgaaaataatgatattattgGAAGAACAAGTTCAAAGGGGAAAATAAAGGGTTCTAATTGTAATTTGAAGgttcaacttatcaacaaaaatCCCATCAAATTACAAAAGTCTCCTTTATTGGCTGCTAGAAAAAGGGTCATAATTGATAAGGTAAATATCGAAGAAAAAATAAGGAGGACAAAATCAGAAGAAATGTCAAATAGAGGGATTACAAGAAAGGTATTTAAAAATAGGGTAAGAAGATATAAGCTCTTGGATGAAGTttcaagttaa